One region of Mycobacteriales bacterium genomic DNA includes:
- a CDS encoding response regulator transcription factor, producing the protein MAPIRVFLLDDHEVVRRGVRDLLESEGDIEVVGEASTAAEALARVPAVSPDVAVLDVRLPDGDGVTVCRELRSEFPTLACLMLTSFADDEALFDAILAGASGYVLKQVRGADILGAVRTVAGGGSLLDPGTTSRVMARLREQATTRDPLAGLSEQERRVLELIGEGLTNRQIGERLFLAEKTVKNYVSSLLAKLGMERRTQAAAFVARMDHDTH; encoded by the coding sequence ATGGCGCCGATCCGCGTGTTCCTGCTCGACGACCACGAGGTCGTACGCCGCGGCGTGCGCGACCTGCTCGAGTCGGAGGGCGACATCGAGGTGGTCGGCGAGGCGTCGACCGCTGCCGAGGCGCTGGCCCGCGTGCCGGCCGTGTCGCCGGACGTCGCGGTCCTGGACGTGCGGCTCCCCGACGGCGACGGCGTGACCGTCTGCCGGGAGCTGCGCTCGGAGTTCCCGACGCTGGCCTGCCTCATGCTGACGTCGTTCGCCGACGACGAGGCGCTGTTCGACGCGATCCTCGCCGGCGCGTCCGGCTACGTGCTCAAGCAGGTTCGCGGCGCCGACATCCTCGGCGCCGTGCGGACGGTCGCCGGGGGCGGCTCCCTGCTCGATCCCGGCACCACGTCACGGGTGATGGCGCGGCTGCGGGAGCAGGCCACGACCCGCGACCCGCTGGCGGGCCTGTCCGAGCAGGAGCGCCGCGTGCTCGAGCTCATCGGTGAGGGGCTGACCAACCGCCAGATCGGTGAGCGGCTGTTCCTGGCCGAGAAGACCGTGAAGAACTACGTGTCCAGCCTGCTCGCGAAGCTCGGGATGGAGCGCCGCACCCAGGCCGCGGCCTTCGTCGCCCGGATGGACCACGACACGCACTGA
- a CDS encoding NarK/NasA family nitrate transporter encodes MTATSSRRNLMLGLATTGFALNFWAWALLSPLGVHFAKSLHLTSFQQALLVAVPVVVGSLGRIPVGALTDRFGGRVMFPVVSAATIVPVLFIGFLGYHSYAAMLVGGFFLGIAGTAFAVGVPFVNAWFPPERRGFAVGIFGMGMGGTAISALTTVRLTDHLNLQTPFAIVAGVLAAYGIGAALLLRDAPGRTAPAGSAVSRLAAALKLTVTWQAAALYAVGFGGYVAFSVYLPTYLKNVYALTPNDAATKMAGFVVLAVLVRPAGGWLSDRIAATRVLAVAFGIVTVTAAVQATTPALQPTATIAFLTMAAALGLASGAVFALVAQQVPAQQVGAVTGFVGAAGGLGGFVPPLLMGSVYEETGSYAGGLIGLAIIAALMAMFATSRRSSKRTRSRVSAVTGKASSVG; translated from the coding sequence ATGACCGCGACCTCGAGCCGCCGCAACCTGATGCTTGGCCTCGCCACCACAGGCTTCGCCCTGAACTTCTGGGCCTGGGCGTTGCTCAGCCCCCTCGGCGTCCATTTCGCCAAGTCCCTGCACCTGACGAGCTTCCAGCAGGCGCTGCTGGTAGCCGTCCCGGTCGTCGTCGGCTCGCTCGGACGGATCCCGGTCGGCGCGTTGACCGACCGCTTCGGCGGCCGCGTGATGTTCCCGGTGGTCAGCGCCGCCACGATCGTCCCGGTGCTCTTCATCGGGTTCCTCGGCTACCACTCCTACGCGGCCATGCTCGTCGGCGGCTTCTTCCTGGGCATCGCCGGCACCGCGTTCGCCGTCGGCGTGCCCTTCGTCAACGCGTGGTTCCCGCCGGAGCGGCGCGGCTTCGCCGTCGGCATCTTCGGCATGGGCATGGGCGGCACCGCCATCAGCGCGCTGACCACCGTGCGGCTCACCGACCACCTCAACCTGCAGACGCCGTTCGCCATCGTCGCGGGCGTGCTGGCGGCCTACGGCATCGGCGCGGCACTGCTGCTGCGTGACGCCCCCGGCCGCACCGCCCCGGCGGGATCGGCGGTCAGCCGGCTCGCGGCGGCACTCAAGCTGACCGTCACCTGGCAGGCCGCGGCCCTGTACGCCGTGGGCTTCGGCGGCTACGTCGCCTTCAGCGTCTACCTGCCGACCTACCTGAAGAACGTCTACGCGCTGACACCCAACGACGCCGCGACCAAGATGGCCGGCTTCGTCGTGCTCGCGGTGCTGGTGCGCCCGGCAGGTGGCTGGCTGTCCGACCGGATCGCAGCGACCCGGGTGCTCGCGGTCGCATTCGGCATCGTGACCGTGACGGCCGCGGTGCAAGCGACCACGCCGGCACTGCAGCCCACCGCGACCATCGCGTTCCTCACGATGGCGGCCGCCCTCGGGCTGGCGAGCGGCGCAGTGTTCGCACTCGTAGCCCAGCAGGTGCCCGCTCAGCAGGTGGGCGCGGTGACCGGGTTCGTCGGCGCGGCCGGCGGTCTCGGCGGCTTCGTGCCCCCGCTGTTGATGGGCAGCGTCTACGAGGAGACCGGCTCCTACGCCGGCGGCCTGATAGGGCTCGCGATCATCGCGGCGCTGATGGCGATGTTCGCCACCTCGCGCCGCTCATCCAAGAGGACCCGCTCGCGCGTGAGCGCGGTCACCGGCAAAGCGTCGTCAGTCGGCTGA
- a CDS encoding pyridoxamine 5'-phosphate oxidase family protein — MTERLRELSREECLQMLQAHSVGRIAVTHQALPVIIPVNYVVDGNTIVFRTRREGILGRACRSAVVAFEVDDIAEDGQSGSSVVVVGVADLLDSSEQLRALHSGLASAVADQADQFVRITPGTVTGRQVLPVSERVPV; from the coding sequence ATGACCGAACGTCTACGTGAGCTGAGCCGCGAGGAGTGCCTGCAGATGCTGCAGGCACACAGTGTCGGTCGTATCGCGGTCACCCACCAGGCGCTGCCTGTCATCATCCCCGTCAACTACGTCGTCGACGGCAACACGATCGTCTTCCGCACCCGCCGCGAAGGAATCCTCGGCCGGGCCTGCCGCAGCGCGGTCGTGGCGTTCGAGGTCGACGACATCGCCGAAGACGGCCAGAGCGGCAGCAGCGTCGTGGTCGTCGGCGTCGCTGACCTGCTCGACAGCAGCGAGCAGCTACGGGCCCTGCACAGCGGTCTGGCCAGCGCAGTCGCCGATCAGGCCGACCAGTTCGTGCGCATCACGCCCGGCACCGTCACCGGCCGCCAGGTGCTGCCCGTCAGCGAGCGAGTGCCTGTATGA
- a CDS encoding aldehyde dehydrogenase family protein, with product MTDIASRDTIYIDGAWVRSTGNETIDVENPTTEEVFATIPSGTAADVDRAVAAAKAALPAWSATSAEERAKYIARLQEALTARMDEVARTIATEMGAPMKIASTVQAGLPIATLASCAQLLPTFPFEEEIGNSLVVKEPLGVVGCITPWNYPLHQVVAKVGPALAAGCTVVLKQTEVAPLSTYVLADVIHEVGLPAGVFNMVPGYGQTVGEAIAAHPDIDMVSFTGSTRAGKRVSELAAGNVKKVALELGGKSANLILPGADLAKAVAVGVGNCYLNSGQTCTAWTRMLVHKDSYDEAVQLAAQAAEGYTVGDPFDDATRLGPLVSAAQRDRVRGYIQKGLDEGARIVTGGAEAPESPAKGYFVRPTVFADVRPEMTIAQEEIFGPVLSIIAYEDEDDGVRIANDSIYGLAGGVWADTQEKAIAVARRIRTGQIDINGGRFNPIAPFGGYKQSGVGRELGSYGIEEFLQPKSLQR from the coding sequence GTGACCGACATCGCCAGTCGCGACACCATCTACATCGACGGTGCCTGGGTGCGCTCGACCGGCAACGAGACGATCGACGTCGAGAACCCGACGACCGAAGAGGTCTTCGCCACGATCCCTTCCGGGACGGCCGCCGACGTCGACCGCGCGGTGGCGGCCGCGAAGGCCGCGCTGCCTGCGTGGTCGGCCACCAGCGCGGAGGAGCGTGCGAAGTACATCGCCCGCCTCCAGGAGGCGCTGACCGCGCGGATGGACGAGGTCGCGCGCACGATCGCGACCGAGATGGGCGCGCCGATGAAGATCGCGTCCACCGTGCAGGCCGGGCTGCCGATCGCGACGCTGGCCAGCTGCGCGCAGCTGCTGCCGACGTTCCCCTTCGAGGAGGAGATCGGCAACTCGCTGGTCGTCAAGGAACCGCTCGGCGTCGTCGGCTGCATCACGCCGTGGAACTACCCGCTGCACCAGGTCGTTGCCAAGGTCGGCCCGGCGCTGGCGGCTGGCTGCACCGTGGTGCTCAAGCAGACCGAGGTGGCGCCGCTGTCGACGTACGTCCTCGCCGACGTCATCCACGAGGTCGGGCTGCCGGCGGGTGTGTTCAACATGGTCCCGGGCTACGGCCAGACGGTCGGTGAGGCGATCGCCGCGCACCCCGACATCGACATGGTGTCGTTCACCGGGTCCACCCGGGCCGGCAAGCGGGTCAGCGAGCTGGCCGCCGGCAACGTGAAGAAGGTCGCGCTCGAGCTCGGCGGCAAGTCCGCGAACCTGATCCTGCCCGGGGCCGACCTGGCCAAGGCGGTCGCCGTCGGCGTCGGCAACTGCTACCTCAACTCCGGCCAGACCTGCACGGCGTGGACCCGGATGCTCGTGCACAAGGACAGCTACGACGAGGCCGTGCAGCTCGCCGCGCAGGCGGCCGAGGGCTACACGGTCGGCGACCCGTTCGATGACGCGACCCGGCTGGGCCCGCTGGTGTCGGCCGCGCAGCGCGATCGGGTGCGCGGCTACATCCAGAAGGGGCTCGACGAGGGCGCCCGCATCGTGACCGGCGGGGCGGAAGCGCCGGAGTCGCCGGCCAAGGGCTACTTCGTGCGCCCGACGGTCTTCGCCGATGTGCGCCCGGAGATGACGATCGCCCAGGAGGAGATCTTCGGGCCGGTCCTGTCGATCATCGCCTACGAGGACGAGGACGACGGCGTGCGTATCGCCAACGACTCGATCTACGGGCTCGCCGGCGGCGTGTGGGCCGACACGCAGGAGAAGGCCATCGCGGTCGCCCGCCGCATCCGCACCGGGCAGATCGACATCAACGGCGGCCGGTTCAACCCGATCGCGCCGTTCGGCGGCTACAAGCAGTCCGGCGTCGGCCGCGAGCTCGGGTCCTACGGCATCGAGGAGTTCCTGCAGCCGAAGTCGTTGCAGCGTTGA
- a CDS encoding acyl-CoA dehydrogenase family protein — MDFTSSSRSLELQERLTAFMNECVYPAEPVYARRRATYTDPHRVPTIVEELKVEARSRGLWNLFLPDVSGLTNVDYAPLAEITGRSPALAPEATNCSAPDTGNMEILHLFGTEEQKREWLDPLLDGQIRSCFAMTEPAVASSDATNIATTIRRDGDDYVITGRKWWTSGAADPRCAVAIVMGVTDDGAGPHNRHSMILVPMDTPGVILERSLPVFGYQDQAGHCEVTFDHVRVPARNLLGVEGGGFAIAQGRLGPGRVHHCMRAIGMAERALELMCDRATSRTAFGGSLADKGVVRRWIAESRVEIDQARLMVLKTAWLLDTVGARGARVEVSAIKALVPKMALGVIDRAIQVHGGAGVSADTPLAEMWAACRTLRIADGPDEVHFESVARQVLRNRAASQAPAPKRLAHAG, encoded by the coding sequence ATGGACTTCACCTCCTCGTCGCGCAGCCTCGAGCTGCAGGAGCGACTCACCGCCTTCATGAACGAGTGCGTCTACCCGGCGGAGCCGGTCTATGCGCGGCGCCGCGCCACCTACACGGACCCCCACCGGGTGCCGACCATCGTCGAGGAGCTGAAGGTCGAGGCCCGTTCGCGCGGGCTCTGGAACCTCTTCCTGCCCGACGTGTCCGGGCTGACCAACGTCGACTACGCGCCGCTCGCCGAGATCACCGGTCGCTCCCCCGCGCTGGCGCCGGAGGCCACCAACTGCTCGGCCCCGGACACCGGCAACATGGAGATCCTGCACCTGTTCGGCACCGAGGAGCAGAAGCGTGAGTGGCTCGACCCACTGCTCGACGGGCAGATCCGGTCCTGCTTCGCGATGACCGAGCCGGCGGTCGCCAGCTCCGACGCCACCAACATCGCCACGACGATCCGGCGCGACGGTGACGACTACGTCATCACCGGGCGCAAGTGGTGGACATCGGGTGCGGCCGATCCGCGGTGCGCGGTCGCCATCGTCATGGGCGTCACCGACGACGGCGCCGGGCCGCACAACCGGCACTCGATGATCCTCGTGCCGATGGACACCCCCGGCGTCATCCTCGAGCGATCGCTGCCCGTCTTCGGTTACCAGGACCAGGCCGGGCACTGCGAGGTCACCTTCGACCACGTCCGCGTCCCGGCCCGCAACCTGCTCGGCGTCGAGGGCGGCGGTTTCGCGATCGCCCAGGGCAGGCTCGGCCCGGGCCGCGTCCACCACTGCATGCGCGCGATCGGGATGGCCGAGCGCGCGCTCGAGCTCATGTGCGACCGGGCGACGTCGCGGACGGCGTTCGGCGGCTCGCTCGCCGACAAGGGTGTCGTGCGCCGCTGGATCGCCGAGTCGCGCGTCGAGATCGACCAGGCCCGGCTGATGGTCCTCAAGACCGCCTGGCTGCTCGACACCGTGGGCGCCAGGGGTGCGCGCGTCGAGGTGTCGGCCATCAAGGCGCTGGTGCCCAAGATGGCGCTCGGCGTCATCGACCGCGCGATCCAGGTGCACGGCGGCGCCGGTGTCAGCGCCGACACCCCGCTCGCGGAGATGTGGGCCGCCTGCCGCACGCTGCGGATCGCCGACGGGCCCGACGAGGTGCACTTCGAGTCGGTCGCCCGCCAGGTGCTGCGCAACCGCGCGGCCTCCCAGGCGCCCGCACCCAAGCGCCTGGCCCACGCCGGCTGA
- a CDS encoding GAF domain-containing sensor histidine kinase has protein sequence MTDPAGDAFPSLEELGLRSLLAEVVERVEGVASLADRLQGLLEAVVAIGSHLALDEVLDRIVRTAASLVDAQYAALGVLDPGGDRRLSQFITVGLDKEQRAAIGDLPHGRGVLGVLIDEPKAIRLTNLADHPASYGFPANHPPMRTFLGVPISVRGEAFGNLYLTEKRDGGAFTVADEQIVLALATAAGLAIQNARLYEQAQRRQQWLEAVSGVTTRLLGGATGDEVFPDLVARARDLAAADLALLALPVGDGTLRVVAADGVGADQLRGGAIPEQSLAAAVMRDGAPAIVDDALTDPRIWPGLLHAAGVGPALYVPLGTAEAALGTLVVADVGAKPPFGPDMLQLVESFAGQAAVALRLSAAAADREQLAVLGDRDRIARDLHDLVIQRLFATGMALEGALRSIQSENAAGRVRRAVDDLDETIKEIRTTIFALQAPAPASGEGLRSAVLQASRTAASALGFEPHIDFAGPVDTLVPPAIGEQLLAVLREALSNAARHAEASSVDISVQAEPTQVRLAVRDDGNGLAEGGRRSGLANIAARARDLGGTFTAERGEDGGTVVTWQVPLPS, from the coding sequence ATGACCGACCCCGCCGGTGATGCCTTTCCGAGCCTCGAAGAGCTGGGGCTGCGGTCGCTGCTGGCCGAGGTCGTCGAGCGGGTCGAGGGCGTCGCCTCGTTGGCCGACCGCCTGCAGGGGCTGCTCGAGGCCGTCGTCGCGATCGGCTCGCACCTGGCGCTCGACGAGGTGCTCGACCGCATCGTGCGGACCGCCGCATCGCTGGTCGACGCGCAGTACGCCGCGCTGGGCGTGCTCGACCCCGGCGGGGACCGGCGGCTGTCGCAGTTCATCACCGTGGGGCTCGACAAGGAGCAGCGTGCGGCGATCGGCGACCTGCCGCACGGCCGCGGGGTCCTCGGGGTGCTCATCGACGAGCCGAAGGCGATCCGCCTCACGAACCTCGCGGATCACCCTGCGTCGTACGGCTTCCCGGCCAACCACCCGCCGATGCGCACGTTCCTCGGCGTGCCGATCAGCGTGCGGGGCGAGGCGTTCGGCAATCTCTACCTCACCGAGAAGCGCGACGGCGGGGCCTTCACGGTCGCGGACGAGCAGATCGTGCTCGCCCTGGCCACCGCCGCCGGTCTCGCCATCCAGAACGCCCGGCTCTACGAGCAGGCGCAGCGCCGCCAGCAGTGGCTCGAGGCGGTCAGCGGGGTGACCACCCGGCTGCTCGGCGGCGCGACCGGTGATGAGGTGTTCCCCGATCTGGTGGCGCGGGCCCGCGACCTGGCCGCGGCCGACCTCGCGCTGCTGGCGCTGCCCGTCGGCGACGGGACGCTGCGGGTCGTGGCTGCCGACGGTGTCGGTGCCGACCAGCTGCGCGGCGGGGCGATACCCGAGCAGTCGCTCGCTGCAGCGGTGATGCGCGACGGCGCGCCGGCGATCGTCGACGATGCGCTGACCGACCCGCGGATCTGGCCCGGGTTGCTGCACGCGGCCGGTGTCGGGCCGGCGCTCTACGTGCCGCTCGGCACCGCCGAAGCGGCGCTCGGCACGCTCGTCGTGGCCGACGTCGGCGCGAAGCCGCCGTTCGGCCCCGACATGCTGCAGCTGGTGGAGAGCTTCGCCGGCCAGGCGGCCGTGGCGCTGCGGCTCAGCGCGGCGGCGGCCGACCGGGAGCAGCTCGCCGTGCTCGGGGACCGCGACCGCATCGCCCGTGATCTGCACGACCTCGTCATCCAGCGGTTGTTCGCCACCGGCATGGCCCTCGAGGGGGCGCTGCGCTCCATCCAGTCGGAGAACGCCGCCGGGCGAGTCCGACGCGCGGTGGACGACCTCGACGAGACCATCAAGGAGATCCGTACGACGATCTTCGCCCTACAGGCGCCGGCACCTGCGTCGGGCGAGGGTCTGCGCAGCGCGGTGCTGCAGGCTTCGCGGACTGCCGCGTCGGCCCTCGGTTTCGAGCCGCACATCGACTTCGCGGGTCCGGTGGACACGCTCGTGCCTCCCGCGATCGGCGAGCAGCTGCTCGCGGTGCTGCGGGAGGCGTTGTCCAACGCCGCCCGTCATGCAGAGGCGTCGTCGGTCGACATCTCGGTCCAAGCCGAGCCGACACAGGTGCGGCTGGCCGTCCGGGACGACGGCAACGGGCTGGCCGAGGGCGGGCGACGCAGCGGTCTGGCCAACATCGCGGCCCGGGCGCGCGACCTGGGCGGCACGTTCACCGCCGAGCGGGGAGAAGACGGAGGAACCGTCGTGACGTGGCAGGTCCCGCTGCCCTCTTGA
- a CDS encoding ribose-5-phosphate isomerase, protein MRVYLGSDHAGFELKQRLLDHLRSAGHDPVDCGPADYDPDDDYPPYCLATAERTVADPSSLGIVIGGSGNGEAIAANKVAGARCALLFSEETARLAREHNDANLASLGARMYDAEQAITFVDVWLATPFSGDPRHVRRIGQLRDYEQAH, encoded by the coding sequence GTGCGCGTCTACCTGGGCTCCGACCACGCCGGCTTCGAGCTGAAGCAGCGACTTCTCGACCATCTGCGGTCGGCCGGTCACGACCCGGTCGACTGCGGCCCGGCCGACTACGACCCCGACGACGACTACCCGCCCTACTGCCTGGCGACGGCCGAGCGCACCGTGGCGGACCCGTCGAGCCTCGGCATCGTCATCGGCGGGTCCGGCAACGGCGAGGCGATCGCGGCCAACAAGGTGGCCGGCGCGCGCTGCGCGCTGCTGTTCAGCGAAGAGACCGCGCGGCTCGCTCGCGAGCACAACGATGCCAACCTCGCCAGCCTCGGCGCGCGGATGTACGACGCGGAGCAGGCGATCACGTTCGTCGACGTGTGGCTCGCGACGCCGTTCAGCGGCGACCCTCGTCACGTGCGCCGGATCGGCCAGCTGCGCGACTACGAGCAGGCGCACTAG
- a CDS encoding multicopper oxidase domain-containing protein — protein sequence MSVGTEPPPTAGYRRLPVEEGPGRRPRARRHAAYATIVACYAVAAVVAAMLGDRLPVPRWLALHLLLLGAVTNAVFVWSRHFAQALLHAPPGGDRAAAARATVLNIGILCVLVGVGWDHGRVTEVGTAAVVAAVGWHVASLVRMSRGSRLTGKLRDAVWFYAASGAALAAGAVLGSLMATGRFAAEHERLHLAHVHLNLLGWIGLAVVGTTFMLWPAVLRTRMVEEAPAAARRTLLLMATGLAAAAAGLLAGQRWIAVAGMVAYLAGVAVSLLPFARTARQKAPHTASAWALAAGTAWLGVSAVVDIVALGRGGAAAVSGLDRIVPVLAVGLAAQVLMGALTFLLPVTLGGGPAGNRRMTAELEQGWIPRAVVANTGVLLLALPTAGAARTAGWVMAVAGLGAFLPLLLSALTTVGRTEDETLPPPLRVVTVTALTAVVTVLALVATGTWPGGRTSVAVPADAPTRTVAVSLVEFAVQPATITVPAGTHLVLDVRNRGAMDHDLRLQGGPGTSMLAPGQSQRLDAGVVSKGLLAWCTVPGHKAAGMVLAIHVSGRPPAAGGPGGMDAMPGRTQPGGASAPAWTAYDPALKPLAGGTEHRVTLHARDVVREIAPGVRQQLWTFDGTAPGPVLHGRVGDLFTVRLVNDSPMTHSLDLHAEQVAPDIGMRPVPPGGSVVYQFRAMHAGAWLYHCGVEPMLQHVAMGMYGAIVIEPIALVPAQSFVFVQSDLYRGPAGGVPSMGRLMSADPDYVVFNGYADQYVHAPIHVRAGQPIRLWLVDAGPNVPSSLHVVGAQFTTVFKEGGYLLQPGNAQAGAASQLDLEPGEGGFVEFTLPAAGRYSVVDHRLADAARGAMGVFVAN from the coding sequence GTGTCCGTCGGCACCGAGCCGCCGCCCACCGCCGGCTACCGCCGGCTGCCGGTCGAGGAGGGGCCCGGCCGGCGACCGCGAGCCCGCCGGCACGCCGCCTACGCGACGATCGTCGCCTGCTACGCCGTGGCCGCCGTCGTCGCCGCGATGCTTGGTGACCGGCTGCCGGTGCCGCGGTGGCTGGCGCTGCACCTGCTGCTCCTCGGCGCGGTGACCAACGCCGTCTTCGTGTGGAGCCGGCACTTCGCCCAGGCACTGCTGCACGCACCGCCGGGGGGCGACCGGGCGGCCGCCGCGCGGGCGACCGTGCTCAACATCGGCATCCTCTGCGTCTTGGTCGGGGTCGGCTGGGACCACGGGCGGGTCACCGAGGTCGGGACCGCCGCCGTCGTCGCCGCGGTCGGCTGGCACGTCGCGAGCCTGGTCCGGATGTCCCGCGGCAGCCGGCTGACCGGCAAGCTGCGCGACGCCGTCTGGTTCTACGCCGCGTCGGGCGCCGCGCTCGCCGCGGGCGCGGTCCTCGGCAGCCTCATGGCGACCGGCCGGTTCGCCGCCGAGCACGAGCGGCTGCACCTCGCGCACGTGCACCTCAACCTGCTCGGCTGGATCGGCCTGGCCGTTGTCGGTACGACGTTCATGCTCTGGCCCGCGGTGCTACGTACGCGCATGGTCGAGGAGGCGCCCGCCGCCGCGCGGCGCACGTTGCTGCTGATGGCCACCGGCCTGGCCGCCGCGGCCGCCGGACTGCTCGCCGGCCAGCGGTGGATCGCGGTCGCGGGCATGGTCGCTTACCTCGCCGGCGTCGCCGTCTCGTTGCTGCCGTTCGCGCGCACCGCCCGGCAGAAGGCGCCCCACACGGCGTCGGCGTGGGCGCTCGCGGCGGGCACCGCATGGCTCGGTGTCTCGGCCGTGGTCGACATCGTCGCGCTCGGGCGCGGGGGAGCCGCCGCGGTGTCGGGGCTCGACCGCATCGTGCCGGTGCTCGCGGTCGGCCTGGCCGCCCAGGTGCTCATGGGCGCGTTGACGTTCCTGCTGCCGGTCACTCTCGGTGGGGGCCCGGCCGGAAACCGGCGGATGACCGCCGAGCTGGAGCAGGGCTGGATCCCCCGGGCCGTGGTCGCCAACACCGGCGTGCTGCTGCTCGCGCTGCCGACGGCCGGTGCCGCGCGCACGGCGGGCTGGGTCATGGCGGTCGCCGGACTCGGGGCGTTCCTGCCGCTGCTGCTCTCGGCACTGACCACGGTCGGCCGCACCGAGGACGAGACGTTGCCGCCACCGTTGCGGGTCGTCACGGTCACCGCGCTGACTGCGGTCGTCACCGTCCTCGCGCTCGTCGCGACCGGCACCTGGCCGGGCGGCCGGACGTCGGTCGCAGTCCCTGCGGACGCGCCGACCCGCACGGTCGCCGTCAGCCTCGTCGAGTTCGCGGTACAGCCCGCGACGATCACGGTGCCCGCCGGCACGCACCTCGTCCTCGACGTGCGCAACCGGGGAGCCATGGACCACGACCTGCGCCTGCAGGGCGGTCCCGGCACCTCGATGCTCGCGCCGGGTCAGAGCCAGCGGCTCGACGCCGGAGTCGTCAGCAAGGGCCTGCTCGCGTGGTGCACCGTGCCCGGCCACAAGGCTGCCGGCATGGTGCTCGCAATCCACGTCTCCGGCCGGCCGCCCGCGGCCGGCGGGCCGGGGGGCATGGACGCCATGCCTGGCAGGACGCAGCCCGGCGGTGCGTCGGCGCCGGCCTGGACGGCGTACGACCCGGCGCTGAAGCCGCTCGCGGGCGGCACCGAGCACCGCGTCACCCTGCACGCCCGTGACGTCGTCCGGGAGATCGCGCCCGGCGTGCGCCAGCAGTTGTGGACCTTCGACGGCACGGCGCCCGGCCCGGTGCTGCACGGGCGCGTGGGCGACCTGTTCACCGTGCGGCTGGTCAACGACAGCCCGATGACGCACTCGCTCGACCTGCACGCCGAGCAGGTCGCGCCCGACATCGGCATGCGGCCGGTGCCCCCCGGCGGCTCGGTCGTCTACCAGTTCCGCGCGATGCATGCCGGCGCCTGGCTCTACCACTGCGGCGTCGAACCGATGCTCCAGCACGTCGCGATGGGGATGTACGGCGCGATCGTGATCGAGCCGATAGCGCTGGTGCCCGCGCAGTCGTTCGTGTTCGTGCAGAGCGACCTCTACCGCGGGCCGGCAGGGGGCGTCCCCTCCATGGGCAGGCTCATGAGCGCCGACCCCGATTACGTCGTCTTCAACGGCTATGCCGACCAGTACGTGCACGCGCCGATCCACGTGCGCGCGGGCCAGCCGATCCGCCTTTGGCTCGTCGACGCCGGTCCCAACGTGCCGAGCTCGCTGCACGTCGTCGGGGCGCAGTTCACGACGGTCTTCAAGGAGGGCGGCTACCTGCTACAGCCCGGCAACGCGCAGGCCGGCGCGGCGTCGCAACTCGACCTCGAGCCGGGAGAGGGCGGGTTCGTCGAGTTCACGCTGCCCGCCGCCGGCCGCTACTCCGTCGTCGACCACCGGCTCGCCGATGCGGCTCGCGGCGCCATGGGGGTGTTCGTCGCGAACTGA
- a CDS encoding DUF429 domain-containing protein — MVSVLGVDGCPGGWIGARLDGAAVTWHLLPDATSVLALAVDAVAIDIPIGLPDHAARACDTAARRLLGRRGTTVFTAPVRAVLDATSYAEACELSRRQAGRAISRQTWAIVPRIRDVDEALGERTDVLEVHPEASFRTMTGRDLPSKHGSPGIAARIAALQTWLPAVLTDLERLPAGPRLDDALDALAVAWTARRWTQGVATVLPDPAPADARGRPMRIVV, encoded by the coding sequence GTGGTCAGCGTGCTCGGAGTCGACGGCTGCCCGGGCGGCTGGATCGGGGCGCGGCTCGATGGCGCTGCCGTGACCTGGCACCTGCTTCCGGACGCGACGTCGGTGCTCGCTCTCGCAGTCGACGCCGTCGCCATCGACATCCCGATCGGCCTGCCCGACCACGCAGCGCGCGCCTGTGACACGGCGGCGCGGCGGCTGCTCGGCCGGCGCGGCACCACGGTCTTCACCGCGCCGGTGCGCGCGGTGCTCGACGCGACGTCGTACGCCGAAGCCTGCGAGCTCTCCCGGCGGCAGGCCGGGCGCGCGATCTCGCGCCAGACGTGGGCGATCGTGCCGCGGATCCGCGACGTCGACGAGGCGCTCGGCGAGCGCACCGACGTCCTGGAGGTCCACCCGGAGGCGTCGTTCCGGACCATGACCGGCCGCGACCTGCCCAGCAAGCACGGCAGTCCCGGGATTGCCGCGCGGATCGCCGCACTGCAGACCTGGCTGCCGGCCGTGCTCACCGATCTCGAGCGGCTGCCCGCCGGGCCGCGGCTCGACGACGCGCTGGACGCACTCGCGGTCGCCTGGACCGCGCGGCGCTGGACGCAGGGTGTCGCGACCGTGCTCCCCGACCCCGCACCGGCCGACGCCCGAGGCCGGCCGATGCGGATCGTCGTCTAG